gatacctcctctaggtagtgttattctactgatagagatacctccactaggtagtgttattctactgatagagatacctccactaggtagtgttattctactgatagagatacctccctaggtagtgttattctactctaggtagtgttattctactgatagagatacctccactaggtagtgttattctactgatagagatacctccactaggtagtgttattctactgatagagatacctccactaggtagtgttattctactgatagagatacctccactaggtagtgttattctactgatagagatacctcctctaggtagtgttattctactgatagagatacctcctctaggtagtgttattctactgatagagatacctccactaggtagtgttattctactgatagagatacctccactaggtagtgttattctactgatagagatacctcctctaggtagtgttattctactgatagagatacctcctctaggtagtgttattctacagatagagatacctcctctaggtagtgttattctactgatagagatacctcctctaggtagtgttattctactgatagagatacctcctctaggtagtgttattctactgatagtatatactgatagagatacctccactaggtagtgttattctacagATAGTATATACTGAcagagatacctcctctaggtagtgttatCCTATAAATGACAGGGTATATAACTGACCTCCTCCTCCACAGCGAACAGCTTGACGATGTTCTTATGGTTGAGTTTCTTCAGGACCTCAAACTCTCTCATTTGGACGTCGAGTGGTCGCAGGAAACTGAGGTTGTTGAACACCTTCACAGCATATAGGTCCCCCGTTTTCTggtgttacagaacacagtgttatatacaggtgtgttttcaggtgttacagaacacagtgttatatacaggtgtgttttcaggtgttacagaacacagtgttatatacaggtgtgttttctggtgttacagaacacagtgttatatacaggtgtgttttctggtgttacagaacacagtgttatatacaggtgtgttttctggtgttacagaacacagtgttatatacaggtgtgttttcaggtgttacagaacacagtgttatatacaggtgtgttttcaggtgttacagaacacagtgttatatacaggtgtgttttcaggtgttacagaacacagtgttatatacaggtgtgttttcaggtgttacagaacacagtgttatatacaggtgtgttttcaggtgttacagaacacagtgttatatacaggtgtgttttcaggtgttatagaacacagtgttatatacaggtgtgttttctggtgttacagaacacagtgttatatacaggtgtgttttcaggtgttacagaacacagtgttatatacaggtgtgttttcaggtgttatagaacacagtgttatatacaggtgtgttttcaggtgttatagaacacagtgttatatacaggtgtgttttcaggtgttacagaacacagtgttatatacaggtgtgttttctgGTGTTACAGAACAcatagtgttatatacaggtgtgttttcaggtgttacagaacacagtgttatatacaggtgtgttttcaggtgttacagaacacagtgttatatacaggtgtgttttcaggtgttacagaacacagtgttataacaggtgtgttttcaggtgtttagtgttatatacaggtgtgttttcaggtgttacagaacacagtgttatatacaggtgtgttttcaggtgttacagaacacagtgttatatacaggtgtgttttcaggtgttacagaacacagtgttatatacaggtgtgttttcaggtgttacagaacacagtgttatatacaggtgtgttttcaggtgttacagaacacagtgttatatacaggtgtgttttcaggtgttacagaacacagtgttatatacaggtgtgttttcaggtgttacagaacacagtgttatatacaggtgtgttttcaggtgttacagaacacagtgttatatacaggtgtgttttgtgttttcaggtgttacagaacacagtgttatatacaggtgtgttttcaggtgttacagaacacagtgttatatacaggtgtgttttcaggtgttacagaacacagtgttatatacaggtgtgttttcaggtgttacagaacacagtgttatatacaggtgtgttttcaggtgttacagaacacagtgttatatacaggtgtgttttcaggtgttacagaacacagtgttatatacaggtgtgttttcaggtgttacagaacacagtgttttatacagaacaggtgtgttttcaggtgttacagaacacagtgttatatacaggtgtgttttcaggtgttacagaacacagtgttatatacaggtgtgttttcaggtgttacagaacacagtgttatatacaggtgtgttttcaggtgttacagaacacagtgttatatacaggtgtgttttcaggtgttacagaacacagtgttatatacacaggtgtgttttcaggtgttacagaacacagtgttatatacaggtgtgttttcaggtgttacagaacacagtgttatatacaggtgtgttttcaggtgttacagaacacagtgttatatacaggtgtgttttcaggtgttacagaacacagtgttatatacaggtgtgttttcaggtgtgtataggtgtgttttcaggtgttacagaacacagtgttatatatacaggtgtgttttcaggtgttacagaacacagtgttatatacaggtgtgttttcaggtgttacagaacacagtgttatatacaggtgtgttttcaggtgttacagaacacagtgttatatacaggtgtgttttcaggtgttacagaacacagtgttatatacaggtgtgttttcaggtgttacagaacacagtgttatatacaggtgtgttttcaggtgttacagaacacagtgttatatacaggtgtgttttcaggtgttaggtgtgttttcaggtgttaccagaacacagtgttatatacaggtgtgttttcaggtgttacagaacacagtgttatatacaggtgtgttttcaggtgttacagaacacagtgttatatacaggtgtgttttcaggtgttacagaacacagtgttatatacaggtgtgttttcaggtgttacagaacacagtgttatatacaggtgtgtttttttcaggtgttatagaacacagtgttatatacaggtgtgttttcaggtgttacagaacacagtgttatatacaggtgtgttttcaggtgttaTAGTGTtacacagtgttatatacagaacacagtgtgttttcaggtgttacagaacacagtgttatatacaggtgtgttttcaggtgttacagaacacagtgttatatacaggtgtgttttcaggtgttacagaacacagtgttatatacaggtgtgttttcaggtgttacatacagtgttatatacaggtgttttcaggtgttacagaacacagtgttatatacaggtgtgttttcaggtgttacagaacacagtgttgttttcaggtgttacagaacacagtgttatatacaggtgtgttttcaggtgttacagaacacagtgttatatacaggtgtgttttcaggtgttacagaacacagtgttatatacaggtgtgttttcaggtgttacaGAACACATAGTGTTATATTCAGGTGTGTTTTCTggtgttacagaacacagtgttatatacaggtgtgttttcaggtgttacagaacacagtgttatatacaggtgtgttttcaggtgttacagaacacagtgttatatacaggtgtgttttcaggtgttacggaacacagtgttatatacaggtgtgttttcaggtgttacggaacacagtgttatatacaggtgtgttttcaggtgttacagaacacagtgttatatacaggtgtgttttcaggtgttacagaacacagtgttatatactggtctaggaacggtgggttaactggtctaggaacggtgggttaactggtttaggaatggtgggttaactggtctaggaacagtgggttaactggtctaggaacggtgggttaactggtttaggaacggtgggttaactggtctaggaacagtgggttaactggtctaggaacagtgggttaactggtctaggaacggtgggttaactggtctaggaacagtgggttaactggtttaggaacggtgggttaactggtttaggaatggtgggttaactggtctaggaacagtgggttaactggtctaggaacagtgggttaactggtctaggaacagtgggttaactggtctaggaacagtgggttaactggtctaggaacagtgggttaactggtctgggagcagtgggttaactggtctaggaacagtgggttaactggtctaggaacagtgggttaactggtctaggaacagtgggttaactggtttaggaaaggtgggttaactggtttaggaacggtgggttaactggtttaggaacggtgggttaactggtctaggaacggtgggttaactggtctaggaacagtgggttaactggtctaggaacagtgggttaactggtctaggaacggtgggttaactggtctaggaacggtgggttaactggtctaggaacggtgggttaactggtctaggaacagtgggttaactggtctaggaacagtgggttaactggtctaggaacagtgggttaactggtctaggaacggtgggttaactggtctaggaacagtgggttaactggtctaggaacggtgggttaactggtctaggaacagtgggttaa
This DNA window, taken from Oncorhynchus keta strain PuntledgeMale-10-30-2019 unplaced genomic scaffold, Oket_V2 Un_contig_4221_pilon_pilon, whole genome shotgun sequence, encodes the following:
- the LOC127924527 gene encoding serine/threonine-protein kinase TBK1-like; translation: MQSTANYLWLISDLLGQGATANVYRGRHKKTGDLYAVKVFNNLSFLRPLDVQMREFEVLKKLNHKNIVKLFAVEEE